A genome region from Solirubrobacter pauli includes the following:
- a CDS encoding RNA polymerase sigma factor — MGHDPLSDGAGFYRRHERAVVAFVGSMVRDPEVTVDAVAETFARAYESRSTYRPELGGERAWVLGIARHVVLAAWRKGRVESEMRARLGMRTLRPSAETLASVEEAVLESEAAVVQAWLSDLPEDQREAVRRRVLGDEDYDAIARDLECSPAVVRQRVSRGIATLRRGLGS, encoded by the coding sequence ATGGGTCACGATCCCCTGAGTGATGGCGCCGGCTTCTACCGGCGCCACGAGCGCGCAGTGGTCGCGTTCGTCGGATCGATGGTGCGGGACCCGGAGGTGACGGTGGACGCCGTCGCCGAGACGTTCGCACGTGCGTACGAGTCGCGGTCGACGTACCGGCCCGAGCTCGGCGGAGAACGGGCGTGGGTGCTCGGCATCGCGCGGCACGTCGTGCTCGCCGCGTGGCGGAAGGGCCGCGTGGAGAGCGAGATGCGCGCGCGGCTCGGCATGCGGACGTTGCGGCCGAGCGCCGAGACGCTCGCGTCCGTCGAGGAGGCCGTGCTCGAGTCGGAGGCCGCGGTCGTGCAGGCGTGGCTGTCCGACCTGCCGGAGGACCAGCGCGAGGCCGTGCGGCGGCGGGTGCTGGGGGACGAGGACTACGACGCCATCGCGCGGGACCTCGAATGCTCGCCCGCGGTGGTGCGCCAGCGGGTCAGCCGCGGGATCGCGACGTTGAGAAGGGGGCTCGGGTCATGA